In one Nicotiana sylvestris chromosome 8, ASM39365v2, whole genome shotgun sequence genomic region, the following are encoded:
- the LOC138875133 gene encoding uncharacterized protein, producing MEKNLLSIMFAIEKFRPYLTGAKVIVHMDHMALCYLIRNKEVKARLMRWVEAVALHNNKVRSVVDFLKRHIFTRFGTPRTIIIDGGSHFCNEIFDTLFSKYGATDKVKTPYHLQESGQVEVFNHEIKNILSMVIENLLDWSKKLDDALWAYRKA from the exons ATGGAGAAGAATCTCCTTTCCATTATGTTTGCTATTGAAAAGTTCCGCCCATACTTGACGGGGGCCAAAGTTATTGTCCATATGGATCATATGGCGCTTTGCTATCTTATTAGAAATAAGGAAGTTAAAGCTCGTTTGATGAGATGG GTTGAAGCAGTTGCTCTACATAATAACAAGGTTAGAAGTGTTGTGGATTTCTTGAAGAGGcacattttcacaaggtttgggaCTCCACGGACAATCATAATTGATGGAGGGTCACATTTTTGCAATGAGATTTTTGACACTTTGTTCAGCAAGTATGGTGCCACTGACAAAGTGAAAACTCCCTATCATCTACAAgaaagtggtcaagtggaagttttCAACCATGAGATAAAGAATATTTTGTCCATGGTGATTGAAAATTTATTGGATTGGTCTAAAAAGcttgatgatgctctatgggcatatagaaaGGCTTAA